The Strix aluco isolate bStrAlu1 chromosome 21, bStrAlu1.hap1, whole genome shotgun sequence sequence TGGCAGCCCCTAAGGAAGGAAGGGCTGGGCCAGCCCCCGGCGCCTGCCTGGCTGGGACCCCAACACACCCCATCCCCGACCCCCAGGCTGAGGAGGGCGAGCAGGGCCCGGGCTGCCCCATTTCCCCGCCCGGCCGGGAGCAGAGGAGTTAAGGCACCGTCAGCCCCGGGCTCGGAGAGGCAGGAACAGGGTGTTGCTGGTGCTGGCTCCTGTCGAGGCCGGGATGACGCCCGGGCAGCCCCGGAGCTCATTGGCCTGGCGCAGCCCTGACTCACCCAGGAAGCACCGGGGCGGGCAGGTGTCCGCACCCCAAAACAGCAGCACCGCGGCAGCACGGGCACAGCCGACGGAGCCGGTGGCAGCGGCCGGCCAGGATGGTGCTCAGGGCAGAGGGCAGCGGTGAGCTCggtttgggggggctgagggAGCCGGAGTGAGGGGCAGGTGGGCAAGCAGCCATGTCTGTTTGTCTTGGGGCAGCGGGTGAGCATGGCCTCTCTGTGTCGTGGGGGCCTTTGCTTCGGGCATGGTGGGAGAGGGGGGGAcgtgctgctgctcccagagcaGATGGACAGATCCTGCCGGTGCCCATTCTGCCCTTGTGCTGGTGTGCAGGGGGCTGGGGCtgtcagcagcaggagctgcaggagccccCCGCCCCCATGTGCTGGGGCCCAGCTGTTGGGGAGCAGGGTCAGCGCTGGGACCCCCAGTCCCGCGGGTCGCTGCGCCCCAACTCCTGTGCTGGGCTGAAGGCCGGGCAGCGAGCGCCTGCTCCAGCCTTCCCTTCCTGCCCGCGGCAAGGCCGGCCGTGCTCCGGGAGCTGCTCGGGTGCTGCGGGGTGTGTGCTGTGTGCTGGGGAAGGGTTAACGccctcttccttccccagaaAAGCTCTTGCGTCTGGGGTTTCTCTTCCTCTCGCTGCTGCTGACATGGCTGGGCCGGTGTCACGAGTGCTCACCCTCCGCCGCCGCAGCGCAGGCGGGCAGGGACCTTCCCCGGCTGCGGCGCAGACCCCCGGCCCGTGCTGCCCTGCAGCATCTTCTCTCTGCCGCCCCTGCCCGGGGCCGAGGCCCCTCTCCCAGGACCCACCAAGACCCCTGCCCGCTCTCAGGCTTTGCTGGCTCCAGCCTCCACCCCTCGGCCCGCTCCCCTTGGCACCGAATTCCACCTCCCCTGCGGCCGTGACCGAGGGTCCCGTGGCACGCACCGCAGCCCAGGGATTTGGAGGTTTTTGTGTCTGGCAACGGGCCTGCGACGCGGCTCGGCCCTCCCGCAGCAAGCCTGGGCCTGCCGGGCGCCCTGGGCGCCTGTGGGAGCGGTGCTGGCCTGCCCCAACCGTGCTTGGGTGTATTGATAAGGCAAGGCCGCTGgtattttaactttaaataacAACCTGGTGCCCTGAGCTGGGTTGTCTGGTTCATACTTCCTGGTGTCGGAGACTGAAAATATTGGGAAGTGTTGCCGTCGCGTCTGGAGGGCTGTGTCGCAAGCCGGGGCTGCCTCCAGCCTTGGCAGTGGGGGGTTTTGCGAAGGAGGAAGCTCGTCAGAAAGCCTGAGCGGAGCCAGCGAAGTGCTGAGCTCAGAGATTCGGTTTGCGGGGCAGCGATCGCCCCAGGGGcccccgcggctcccccaggGGAGGGCAGAAGCGACGCGCGGTTGAGGACGGTGCCGGGCCGGCGGCACGGGGCGTCCCTGGGCGCTGGCACAGGGCGTGTGGCCGAGCTGGGGACGCTGCAGGTGAGTCCGGTCTGGCGGCGGCGCTGGCCTGGGCACCGCGGTGGTGGCGGAACGTGGGGCCTCGGCAGAACGGAGCCGGGAtgtttggggaaggggaggtggcGGCACCGGCCCCCAGCGTCCCGGGCGGGAGACAGCGTGAGGGCTGAGCCGGCGGGTGCTGCTGCCATCGGGACGGTGCTTTGGTGTCCTCGCGGGTGACCTTGGCGTGCGAGGGAGCTGCTGGAACCCACTGGCAGAGGTGGGAGGTGCGGGCGGTAGACGAGGGCTGCGAGCGCTGCTGGAGGGGCGGGTGACCTTGGGGACAGGAATGGGATGTCACCACGGAGCGGGAGGTCACGCACCGGGGAGCACTAGGAATgtcctgggagcagggggggggtGTGGCGGCTCCGGGGTTGAGCCTGGGGGATGGTGGTGTTGGGGAGGGGGTGCCTGGCTCCCATGGGGTGACAGGGAGGTGTAGATGTCACGGCGTGCCAGCAAGGTTTGTCTGGAGGCTGTGCCAGCTCTGGGCCCTGGCTCGGAGGGTCGGATCCAGCGCAGAGGGGGCTGCGAGGGCAGCCAGGAGCTGGTTTTCTCCGGGGCTGGCCCGGTGTGGCAGAGCAACCCGTGGGGCTCCAGGTCTGCGCAGAGCCCGGTGCTGTGGGGCACAACAGGGACTGGGACGGGCACCGACACCGGCCTGGCTGGGGTAGAGCAGAGTTAAACGGGACTTGGCGGGGTGGCAGggccggggcagggggaggaggagcgCTGGAGCGGCTCCAGGGGCCGTGCTGGGCCTCGGTGCCCAGCCACCGCGGGCTGAATCAGCAGGACCTGGCGGTGCCCAGCTCCCCCGCCGCTGCCCTGCGGGGCGATGCCCCGGCCCTCGCATTCCTCGCGTGCCGTCGGTGGCACTTGGCtgctgcgtggggctggggacGCCACTCGCCAGCCCGGCTCCTCTGCCACAGCCCAGCTCCCGCCGGGCACCGGGTGGCTGTGCCCGGAGCCTGGCGGGGAGGATTCCCGCGGCCGCGCGCGCTGACCTGGCCCTGTCTCTGCTCAGTGCCCAGTGACCTGACCCCGGAGGAGTGCCAGGAGCTGGAGAACATCCGCCGCCGcaagcaggagctgctggctgacATACAGGTTCGGTGCCGGGGGCCAGCACCCACACGCAATCCCCCTGTCCTGCACACAGCAGCCTCTCGTGCAGGGCTGTCCCTGGGGAGGCAGGGGACCATCTCCCTGCCTCTGGCCCTgggcagggtccctgcagccccgtccagggtccctggggaaggggatggTGGCCCAGGCGAGGCAGGGATGAGGGGCTGCCCGTAGCAGCCGTGGGCTCGGGGTGCAGCGCCCCAGGCCTGCGGAGCCCCCGCAGGAGCAGGCCCAGGTGGGGCCGTGGGCCGGGTTTGGGCTCCTGTCCCCTTTCCTTGCCAGCCCCTGGCTCCTCGCAGGGGCTCTTGTGGAgcttctgggagctgctggagccgCAGGGTGGGGTGAGAGGAGCCCACGGGGCAGATGCCAGCGACTGCTGCAGGGAGCCCGTGatctgcctctgtgctgcccGATGGCTCTGCCTCCacgggggacagggacagggtcCCGGAGTGGGGACATGGGCCTGGGCTGGCAGCCGCAGTGGCCATGGCTTCTCCTTGCCCCCCGCAGAGCTCCAGGCTGTGCCTTTGTGCCGCTCCCTGCAGCCGGGGCACTGGCATCTCCGTGCCAGCCCCcccctggcacaggcagggacCGTGTGTGTCCCTGGGCCAGGCCACTGCCCTGGCAAGTGGCTGCGAGGTCAGCGCTCATCGGGGACGCTCCTCAGTCGTGTCCCTGATTAAGGCAGCAGAGGCTAATTACTGCCATATGCCGGGCATGATCTAAAGGGATTAGGGAGTAATTTTGTTGACCTCTGAATCTCTTCCTTCCTGCACGCTCGGAGCGCAGCAACACTGTGGGGGATCAGCAGTGGGGTGCAGCTGGCCCCCGCTGTGAGTGCCCCCCAAGCTGGCACAGCCCCGGGACAGCGCTcgggtgggaaggagggagggaaggagggaaggaaggatggGCTGCAGGGCCTCCTGGAGCAACTGtggaggtgggaggggagggcagtCCTGGCCCCAAGGGCTGGCGGGTTTGGGAGGGCAGGAGGCACCTCCCGCCTCAGTGTGTTCTCTCCCCTCAGCGCCTGAAAGATGAGATAGCAGAAGTGACGAACGAGATCGAGAACCTGGGGTCCACGGAGGAGAGGTGAGTCCCCTGCTCCGCTGAGCCGCGGCCCTGGGCGCCGGCTGACCCGCAGTGGGTGGGAGCCGCAGGCAGCGAGCGGCGCAGCCCCGTCCCGTGGGTGCTGGTGCGAGGGGTTTTCCCAGGCGCTCTGAATTCCCTGGAGCGGTAGCAGGATCCCAGTGGGAACCGCTGCTCCCCAGGTCTGTTTTTCCAAGCCTCAGCCCCTCTGTCTGGCCGCAGCGACTGTCGGACTTTGTTATTCTGAGCGGTGCCAGCCCGGGATTAGGGGGTCCCGGCAGCCGACGGGAGCTGACGCTCAGCGTCGTTTCCAATCACCCACCGGGGCGTGAAGGCTGTCACCCTCACGCCGGCCCCATGGGGCCTCAAGGCTGCTCTCCCCAGAGCCCCGCCGCACCCAGCCTCCCCCCACGCAGAGGTGACCCATCGGGATGCTGTACCCGGCCGCCCTTCTGCAGGGGGGACCTCGCGGACGGGGCATGGCAGCTCCCCTTTGCTCTGGGACCCGGCAGGctgagagcagcccccagggcagGGACACGGAGCTGTGCACCAGCTTCGCCCTGTGCGGGGTTGGCACAGGGGGTCTGGCCTGGTCACAAGCCGCTCGGCTCCCGTTAGGTCCCGGCTGAGCACCCTGGAGGGGCAAGGGGGTGGGTGGGAGGCAGCCAGGTCCCTCCTTGGTGCACAGAGCTGCTTTGTGCCTTGCAGGAAAAACATGCAGAGGAACAAGCAGGTGGCCATGGGCAGGAAGAAGTTCAACATGGATCCTAAGAAGGTACTGCGGGGCGCAGAGCGGGGCAGTTCACCCAGTCCAGGGCTGTGCCGGGCTCTGCCGCCCCACGGCCGGGTGCCTGGCTGCCGGGggggggccagggcagggccagcgccccaggcaggggctggggaggcagtGGGCAGGCTGGCGGGGTCGgcagcagccccagagcagcGCCAGCGCCTCCTCCACCACTCCAGGGCATCCAGTTCCTGATCGAAAACGACCTGCTGAAGAACACGTGCGAGGACATCGCTCAGTTCCTTTACAAGGGAGAGGGCCTCAACAAGACGGCCATCGGCGACTACCTGGGCGAGAGGTACGCTGGCCTGGGCCCGCTCGGGTCTCCTGAGGGTGCCCTGGGCTCCTGCCACCTGAGAGACGGGACGCTGCAGCTCTTTGAGGGGAAGTACGCGGGGGGCTGGGCACCCTGAGCgcccgggcaggggctgggggggctgttgGATCCGCGGCTGAAGCTTGCGAGCGGCCGGTGTGTGCAAACCAGCGCAGGGCTCGAGCCGGGGCGGCAGCTGCAGGTTTCCCCCCACAAATGATCAGAgtctggagcagggcagggagccgTGGGGCTGCTCGGCGGTCACAGGACTTGCTGATCACGCACCCCTCGTGCTCTGGCTTTGTTCCCGCAGGGATGAGTTCAACATCCAAGTCCTGCATGCCTTCGTGGAGCTGCACGAATTCACCGACCTCAACCTCGTGCAGGCCCTGCGGTGAGcggaggggggctgggggctgagccACGGCCCCTCGGGGGGGACGGGCAGTGGGCTGGGGGGGCCCATAGCGGTGCGAGCGTGGCcggggggtgcagggacccccTAAAGCAGCGCGGCGCCTCGCTCTTCGCAGGCAGTTCCTGTGGAGCTTCCGGCTGCCCGGCGAGGCGCAGAAGATCGACCGGATGATGGAGGCCTTCGCCCAGCGGTACTGCCAGTGCAACCCCGGTGTCTTCCAGTCCACAGGTGAgcgccagccccggcccctcgccccggCCGTCCTGCCGCGCAGCTGACTCTCCCCTCCGCCCCCATAGACACCTGCTACGTGCTCTCCTTCGCCATCATCATGCTCAACACCAGCCTGCACAACCCCAACGTCAAGGACAAACCCACGGCGGAGCGCTTCATCGCCATGAACCGCGGCATCAACGACGGGGGGGACCTACCCGAGGAGCTGCTGCGGGTGAGGGCTGGGACATggcagggccggggctgggctgcgGAGCTGGCCCGGTGCGGGGCTCCGGGGGGCCTGACACCGCGTATCCTTGTGCCAGAATCTCTACGAGAGCATCAAGAACGAACCCTTCAAAATCCCCGAGGACGACGGCAATGACCTCACCCACACCTTCTTCAACCCCGACCGCGAGGGCTGGCTCCTGAAGCTCGGTGAGTGCCAGCAGCCGGGCGGACGTGCCCGGGGAGGAGCTGGGCCGGGGGTGCGATGCCCCTGGGCCACCTGGACCTCGCCTGCCAGCCCTGCGGAGGGGCGAGGGGCTGGAGACGGGGGCACAGCCCCCCGTGGAGAAGGCAGCCGTAGGGCCAGCAGCCCTCCGTCCTCCCTGGGCTGGTCAGCAGGAGCGGACTCGCTGCTGATGAGGCCCTGCGGTGCGGCCGGGCGAGCGTCCCGGGGGCTCCTGCCTCTAGGTTGGGCAAACCCCGGGGTGCAGAGCTGGTACCGGGGTCCAGTGTCGGAGCACAGAGACCACGAGGCCCTTCTCGTCACCGAGTCACAGCAGGGTCGTGTTGGAGCAGGCCCCGGGAGCGAGCGGCGAGCTGCCCCAGGCTGCGTGCGTCCCCCCCCTCCATGCCACAGACAGCCCCTGCCTCACCTTCCCACGGCATTATCACCTCCGCATCCCGGCTCCCGTGCAGGCAGCGCGCATGGCATCCCCGCTGCACAGCCCGGCTCCCGGGGCCGCCGAGCCCGCTCCGCGCCCTGGCTCCTGTGGCTTCTCCTCTCGGCAGCTCTGGGGAATCCTCTGCCTGGGTTAAGCGAGGGGTGGGGGCATGACAGGGCACTGGTGGGAGCAGGGTCCAGGGGGGGCCTTTCCCTGGGGCTCTCGCTGGGCTCTATCCTCTCACCTGGGGGGGTGTTTGTGCCATATTGCCACCCCCTGGGGATGGGAGAGGGGCCTTACCCCACACCATGCCCTCACCGGTGCAgagcccggccccggggctgaGCAGGGGCCATCTGCCCCCCggctctggggtgggggggaagcaggagagagccccagacctgcctcTCTTGTCCCTGAGCCAGCCCAGTGACCTGCTGGCCCAAGGGCCCGTGCACGGCAGGTCGGAGCTGGCTGTGGGGGTggagaggcagcagagcagccGTGGCTCCCAGCCCACTcgtggggcagggagggacccCCCCCAGGGAGGacacggggcggggggagccAGGCCCTGCACCCCCCGAGCTGAGGAGATCCGTCCCACAGAGCCACAGCGAGCCAGGGCAGGTTGGCCCCGGCAGCGGTGCCACTGGCCCGGCCCCTCACggcttccctgctgcagccctgccccactgACCCGCGCGGGGTGAGGGGGGTTCTTTGgggtttcctctttttttatttttttttcctttttttttaattttcttttctccctcatttGTATGTTTCCATGATTTTGGCTCTTCCTTTCCTTGCCCCCAACTCCAGGAGGTACGTacccctctccctgctctgctcacGCCGCTGGGGCTTCGTTTCCTTTTCGTTTTTAATTGCTGGTGATTAGtctcattgctgctgctgctaaccACCCGCACCGCCCTGGGGACCTCGCCTGCCGagggcacagccctgctcccgctggggcaggggcggggggtcCCGGCCCCGCCGATGCCGAATGCTCCCCGAGGGGTGCTGAcccccccggcccggcgctgGGGCTGCTCCTCGCCCCGCCGCTGGCAGGGGCTGCCTGTCCGTCCGCGCTTCGCCGTGTCCGCAggcggctcggcccggccgcGGTGGGTCTTCGCCTCCGGTGCCACAAGGGATGGGGATGGGTTTGGGGTGTCCTCAGCCTCTGCGTGGGGGGCCGGGGTGCCTGGAGCTGgatgggagcaggcaggagccctgGCACAGCGCCGGGGGCTCACGGCAGtccctgtgctggtgctgccctggCTCCACCGCCTGCagctctggggtgctggggagcGTCGGGGCTCCCCCCGGGGCCACGCTGGCCCTGGGCTCCTCCTGCGCTCCCTGTGCCACAGGACCCCGCCCGGGCACGTCGCCTCTTCCCACCCCGGGAGAGGAGGTGGCCCTGGGGAGGGTCAAGCCCCAGGTTTTGGGGTGGGCTTGGCTGGAGGGCAGCAGAGGGGCTTTTCCAGGGCAGTGCTGGCCCCAGGGATGGGTGGGCGGCCAGCTTGAGGCGGGGAGTGGGGGCACGGGGCCTTCCCGCGGGGTGGGGGGCTGAACATGGCCCCCGGCACGCTCAGTGCCTCCTCACGTCCGCGGCGCCGGTCCCATGGTGGTAGATCCGGCACCGTTGTGATGCCAGGGCGTGCCAGCGCGGTGGAGGGGGAGCTGGGCCCCGGGGTGAGCGGCCCCtgagccccaggagcagcttcTCCCTCCGCGGTGGCAGTTGTGAACCTCCCTCCGACCAAAATTCCACCAGCCGCGGCCCCGGGCTCATGCCGTGCCCCAGCACCGCGTTGGGCTGGCCGGGACGCAGTGGGACCGTGGTCGGTGTGAGCAGAAAATCCCCGtgtccccctccctgcaccccaagaGCTGCCTGGCTGCCGCGTCCTCTGGCCTCGCTGAGTCAGCGTTTCGGGTGGGACGGGGCACAGCGCTCGTGGCCCAGCACCCGCCACCCCCCGCCTCCATCCTCATCCATCCGCTTTCGGCTCCTGCTCGTGCCCTGCCCGGCGTGGTGTGTGCTGCCTGGCTCTGCTTGCGCCCCGGCGCCCGGTGCTTGCCTGTGTGTGTCCGCGGGGGCTCCAGCTCTGCCGTAGCCGCCGTGTGCCGCGTGCCCCCCCCGCACCGTGCCGGGCTGCGCCCAACACGCCGCTCTCTGCTCGCAGGAGGCCGGGTGAAGACGTGGAAGCGACGCTGGTTCATCCTGACGGACAACTGCCTTTACTACTTCGAGTACACGACGGTCAGTGGCCTTTGCTCGGGGTGCGTGGGGCCGGCCGCTCACCGCTGGGGTGCCCGTGGCTGTAGGGGTGCAAGATGTGGCCCCcgggtgggggggtgctggggagaggggtgTTGGCAGCAGCCAGCCCCGCCTGCGGCTTGCACGGGGGGTCTGGCCCCGTCTCATTGCGGCTGAAGCCTCTGCTTGGCCCCCCCAGGATAAGGAGCCCCGTGGCATCATCCCCCTGGAGAACCTGAGCATCCGCGAGGTGGAGGACTCCAAGAAGCCGGTGAGTGCCGCTtgaggggcagccctggggcaggggaagctggggagggggtgctgcagccccccagggatGCCCCCGGGAGAGTCACCCACAGTGCTCGGGTGCAGACGTGGGGCCGGTCACCGCGGTGGCCAGGGCCGGTGGCGGGGCCTGGGGGCCATGGGGGGACGGTCACCGCGTGTCCCTCCctctctggctgtgctgggggagcaCCTGCAGCCCCGGGGCGCTGCCGCGGGGTCCCCTCTGGAAGCGGGGGCTGCTCCTGAAGGGTCTGCTCCCTCCCAGAACTGCTTTGAGCTCTACATCCCCGACAACAAGGACCAGGTCATCAAGGCCTGCAAGACGGAGGCAGACGGGCGTGTGGTGGAGGGGAACCACACGGTCTATCGCATCTCGGCCCCCTCACCCGAGGAGAAGGAGGAGTGGATCAAGTGCATCAAGtgagtgctgggggggggcagaggcagggtgtggggcagggtgtggggcagggacacagcagggacCCGTCTGCTGCTCGCGATGAGGGGCACCCTGTGAGGGTGGGGGAGCACGAGCTGTCCCAGGGGCACAAAGGgccgcccagccccagccccgcggcggtTCCTGCGGGGCCTGGAGCCAACCCGCGCCCCGTTCCCCTGCCAGGGCAGCGATCAGCCGGGACCCTTTCTACGAGATGCTGGCCGCCAGGAAGAAGAAGGTCTCCTCCACCAAGAGACACTAGCAGCCTGCGCTGGCCCGGCGAGGCCGGCGTGTCCCCGGCAGCCCCAGCGTCCCCTCTCCCTGaccgggggggggctgcggggctggggccgcgctgcagcctggccctggggacCCAGCTTCAGCTTCGCAGTTTCTTTACCGTGGGGAGAGGGAGGGTCACACGCATCTTGGTGGCTCTGGCCCCCCCCATCACTGCCTCATctccaggacaccaccttcgcggGCCGGAGCTGGGACAGCAGCACCCCCCCACGCGTGCGCCATCCTCCCCCCCTGCCTCGGCCACCTCCCCCCCGCTCCCTGTCCCCCCgggttcccccccaccccagcacccacgtCCTGAAGTGCTTGGGGGGTCCCAGGGGAAGGTGCACGGCCGGCAGTTCGCAGTTTTGGGGTGCTGCAGGCGCCGGGGTGCCCCAGGGTGGCTGGGGGGGCCCCGCAGAGACACGACTCCTGGCCCTCGTTGTAGCGGGCCTGGCTCAGTCCTGGGCTTCCCCACGCTGGTGCCTCGGGCCCTCCCTGCTGTCCCCTGTGCCGGGACGGCCCCTGCGGGTAgaggggggcagaggggctgggggtggtcACCCCCACGGCGTGCAGCGGTGCCGCGGAG is a genomic window containing:
- the CYTH1 gene encoding LOW QUALITY PROTEIN: cytohesin-1 (The sequence of the model RefSeq protein was modified relative to this genomic sequence to represent the inferred CDS: deleted 1 base in 1 codon), translated to MTPGQPRSSLAWRSPDSPRKHRGGQVSAPQNSSTAAARAQPTERWQRPARMVLRAEGSVPSDLTPEECQELENIRRRKQELLADIQRLKDEIAEVTNEIENLGSTEERKNMQRNKQVAMGRKKFNMDPKKGIQFLIENDLLKNTCEDIAQFLYKGEGLNKTAIGDYLGERDEFNIQVLHAFVELHEFTDLNLVQALRQFLWSFRLPGEAQKIDRMMEAFAQRYCQCNPGVFQSTDTCYVLSFAIIMLNTSLHNPNVKDKPTAERFIAMNRGINDGGDLPEELLRNLYESIKNEPFKIPEDDGNDLTHTFFNPDREGWLLKLGGRVKTWKRRWFILTDNCLYYFEYTTDKEPRGIIPLENLSIREVEDSKKPNCFELYIPDNKDQVIKACKTEADGRVVEGNHTVYRISAPSPEEKEEWIKCIKAAISRDPFYEMLAARKKKVSSTKRH